The following nucleotide sequence is from Deltaproteobacteria bacterium.
CGGGAGATGAAAACCCAGCTGATCATCGCCGGAAAGATGGCTGAAGTTGGAGAGATGAGCGCCGGGCTGGCCCACGAAATTAATAATCCCCTTCAGGTGATGAAATCGGAGCAGACCCTGATTGAAGATATCCTCTCCGACATTGAGAAGAACGAAGTGATTCACGATCAGGAAAACCTTCGCCTCATCAAGGATTCGGTCAAACAGTTCGGTATCCAGATTGAACGCTGCGGTCAGATCACGGCAGGGCTTCTTCGGTTCGCGCGGAGAACCGAAGGCTCAAAGGAATCTGTGCAAATACAAAAATTTTTACCCGAAGTGGTAAGCATGATCGAGCAGAGAGCTCGCGTGGAAAACATACGCATCGTTCAGGAGTTCGATCCCGACCTTCCTTCCATAACGGGCGATCCCAACCAGCTGCAGCAGGTTTTCCTTAATCTTTTGAATAATGCCATGCACGCACTCAAAGGCAAGGATCACGGAGAAATACGTATCCGGGCCTTTCGAGAAAATACAAGCATTACCATATCGGTCGCCGACGACGGATGCGGAATACCCCCCGAGGACATGGAAAAATTATTCATTCCTTTCTTCACCACCAAGCCGGTGGGTCAAGGTACAGGGTTGGGACTGAGCGCCATCTACGGAATCATAAAGGGACTTGGAGGCGAAATAACCGTATCCAGCGAGGTTGACGCCGGGACTGTGTTCACCATCCATCTGCCGTTGGATGCGCCTGGCGAAGAGGAAAATATTGGCTGAAATTATAGTAAGGAGGACGGACAACATGGCGAACATACAGTTGTTGTTAGTTGACGATGAAGAAAGGTTTTTAGAAACTACCCAAAGACTCCTCAAAAAGAGAGATATCACTACCTATACCGCCACCAATGGCCTGGATGCCCTGAAACTCCTGGACGACCACCGGCTTGACGTGGCCATTCTCGATGTAAAAATGCCAGGGCTTGACGGCGTGGAGGTGCTGCGCCGGATGAAGAAAAAGCACGCCCTGGTGGAAGTCATCATGCTTACCGGCCACGCCTCGGTTGAATCAGCGGTGGAAGGGCTGAAGCTGGGGGCTTTCGATTATCTGGTGAAGCCGTGTGATATTTCAGCCCTGGTGGAAAAGGTGAAGGAAGCATATGCCAAAAAACAGGGCATGGAAGAAAAGATCCGTAAGGCGAAGATAGACAAAATTATCAAGCATCCCCTGTCAGTGTTTGAAAAAGATTAGCCTGCCTCTAAAATTCGGAAAAGGAAAGAAAATGAGCGGTGATACCAAGAAAGCGACCGGATACGATAAGTACATCAACTGGAAGACTTTCATTATTCCTTTAACGCTCCTGATCCTCATGCTGATCATTCCAACACCAAAAAGCATGCTTGATGTTGGCGTGGAATACTCGATGGGAACCAAATACGTTCAAGAATTCTTTTCCAAAGAGCTCTTTAACAAGCCCACTCATGAGTTGTCCCAGTGGCAGATACAGATGATCCGAATGATGGAAACCAGCATCAATAAATCATCATATAGTCACGGAACCTTTCAGGCCCGGGATAAAAAGTGGTGCGAGAAAAATAAGATTGCCTGTACAGAGGAGCATCTGGAGCAGGTCAGGGAGTTTGCGCAAAAGATTCCCCCTGATGAGTTTAAAACGCTAATGCTAAAAGGACAAACGCTCCGGTTAAGTGAGCTGAGTTACGATCAGCTGACGGATCAGGAAAAAAAGAAGGCTACCCGAGCTGGATTTCATGTCAAAGTGGCTGTGGGAATCGTGTTGTTTGTCGTACTCTGCTTCCTGACCGAAGCCATGCCGCTTCCCATGGTTGCTTTTTGTATCGGTATTATTGCCTTGATGACCGGAATCGTAGACAGGCATAACGTGGCCGCACTCTACTGGTCTGACGCCACCTGGTTCATCATGGGCAGCCTCATGTTTGCGACGGCCTTTGTCAAGACGGGGCTGGACAGGCGCCTGGCCATGATGATGTTTGGCAGGTTAAAAAACCCAGACATCAAACGGATCACCCTTATCATCATCCTGATTATTGCCCCGCTGACTATGTTCATGTCCGACCACGCCCTGGCGGCTATGTTCCTGCCAATCGGCATTTTACTGTATTCGACTTCTACCGCCGTCTCAGGCCGGGAAGACCCGGAACTGAGCAAGATGCTCATGATTACGATCGCCATGGCCTGCAATCTCGGCGGCTCCCTGGCCCCTTCGGGTGCGGCTCGAAACATCATCATGATGGGTTATGCAGAGGATATGTTCGGTATCTCCATCGGCTTCGGGCAATGGATGCTTTATTGCGTCCCATACCTCCTCTTTACCGTGCCGCTGACCTGGTTTATGATCAACTGGCGTTTCAAACCGCACATAACGAACCTGGGCGACTCGATTAATATCGTCAAGGAAGAGATAGTCAAGGACGGCGGCGGATGGACCCGGGGACAGATTGTTTCCCTGATCATTTTTTTCATTATGCTCTTTTGCTGGATTACGGAAAAGAACCTCATCCTGAATCTGACCGGCATACGCTTTGGAATTGGCGTTTTTGCCGTTATGGGGGCCATCGCCTATATCTTTGCTGGTGTTGTAAACTGGCGTGATTACCAGTCTCGCGTGGATTGGGGCGTGGTTTGGCTTTACGCCGGCGCTATCATCTTTGGTCGTATTCTGGTTATGACAGGCGGGGCTTACTGGCTCGCCCGTTCCATCCTCGAGCTTACGGTTCCCCTGGGGCTCGGTCAAGGCATCGGCCTCCTCCTGAGCGGAAATGCCATCACGGCCTTTCTGACACAGCTAATGGCTGATGGTCCGGCCTGTGCGGCCGTGGGGCCTGTGACTCTGGCCATGGCAGGTATCGCCCACCCCGGTTCTGCCATGATTCCATTTGTGGCCATGAGCACAGCCATGGCTTCGTCCCTGGCTTACTGCCTGGTCATTGGCACTCCGCCAAACGCCATTGTTTACGCCAGTGGCTATTTAGAGCCAAAGGATTTCCTAAGGGTCGGCGTTATTCTCCTGGTTACCAACTTAGGTGTGATGATGCTGCTGGCCTCGACATACTGGAGGTGGCTGGGCTGGTCCAACCTGGCGTCTTTCTAAAAGACGGAAACGCGCATGAGATAAAGATTAACGATAGGTTTAGATGCGATGTCGACGCCAAGAAAAGTCCGGCTGCGGATAAAGTACAAAACCATAAGGTTGTCTCAGTCTTATTTCTTTCACACTGTCTCGGAGCCGATATTAAATCCTGGGCAGTTCTATAAAGAACAGGCCGTCCATGACAATTGTACTGCCGCTCCTTATTGGCTATGGTTAATGTAACTTATGCAGATTCATTTCAAATGATAACCACATCAGATAGAGGCCGTTAGGCCTAGACTTCTTTGAAACCCAAAAGGGGGATTCTTGAAATGGATAAAAAAATAAAAGTGCTGATGGTAGATGACGAAGAGCAGTTTCGTGTCACAACTAAAAAGATCCTCGAAAGAAGGGGATTTGAGACGATCCTGGCAGGAAGCGGTGAAGAAGCCATCGAAAAAATCAAAGAGGGCCCCGACGTGATTATTTTGGATATCAAAATGCCGGGTATGGACGGCCTGGAGGCATTACAGAAAATTAGCGCTCTCGAAGAGGCCATCCCCGTTATCATGCTCACTGGACATGGTTCTGAGCCATCTGCCAAGCAGGCCTTGCAAGAAGGCGCCTTTGATTATCTGGCCAAGCCTTGTGATATAAATCTTCTTGCTTCCAAAATCGTGGACGCCTTTCAGCACAGGAAGGAGGAAATCCCGGCTGAAGAAAAACTGGTAAGAGATGTTATGATTCCCACAGAGGAGTATACCACTCTGACCATGCAAAACACTGTTCAAGATGCCATTGAGAGTTTGAAAGAGTCATTTACAGCCAAAATATCAACCAGTCGCATCATGGAAACCGGTCACCGTTCGGTCTTGGTGATTGACCAAAAAGGGAATATGCAGGGCATCCTGACTATTGTGGACCTTTTGCAAGGGATAATGCCTCCTTACCTTTTCGCTCCCAAGCCTTCCATGGCTGACACCATTCAGTATTCTCCGATGTTTTGGAAGGGCATGTTTACTGGGAATATTCAGGATCTGAGCAAGAGAAGCCTGCAAGAAATCATGTCACCGGCGCCCCCTACCATTGCCGACGATAAAAACCTCATGGAAGCTGCCTACACTCTGGTGAAAAATCAAGCCCGAAGATTGGCCGTCATGCGCGAAGGTAAATTGGTGGGAGTGGTTCGAGAGCAGGATTTATTTTTTGAAATGGAGAGGATTTTAGGGAAAACGATTAAATAATGTCTCAGGCCTTATATATTTTCAAGATAGAATATATTTTTATCATTCACCTTAATGAGGATATCATTTCTTGAATAAACATTCTTATGAAGTAAGTGTGCTGAATGTAACGTCTTCTAGACAGCCTCTTTTTCAGCGTCCTTTGCCTTTTTGCCTTTGGACTTGCTTTTCTGTTCCAGCAGTATACGTTTGGTCTCGGCTACCTCTTCCTCGGTCACGCTTCGCCTCAATTGTTCCATTTTCTCCATGACCTCTTTGAAGCGAACGCCTTCAGCAGCACTGATCCATTCCAGCTGAAGCCTCTCCGAACGGATGCCTAAACGTCCCATTTTTTTCCACATCCTTTTGACGCGCCGCTCTGTCCAGTGATTGGCGTCAATGTAGTGGCAGTCTCCGATATGGCAGCCTGAAACCAGCACCACGGGCGCTCCCTTCTCAAAAGCACGCCATATGAACTTATCGGTCACCCGGCCTGAGCACATGGTTCGGATCAGCCGAGCATTTGATGGATATTGAAGCCGGGACACACCCGCGAAATCCGCGCCAGCGTATGAACACCAATTGCAGGCAAAGGTCAGGATGCGATCCATGGACTCCTCTTCGAGGAGGGCGTCAATCTGCGCCTCGATTTGCGCATCGGTGAAATGATGCATCTCGATGGCGCCGGCGGGGCACTCTGCCGCACAGGCGCCGCACCCGGCGCATGCTGCGGTAGTGACAAGCGCCGGAGTTTTGGATCGGGTATCCACGCTGATGGCGTTAAAAGGGCAGACCTTGGCGCAGATACCGCAGGATGTGCATAACTGCGGGTCCACCTCAGCGGTCATGGCTTCCACCTTGAGCTTGCCAGGCGTCATGAGCCGCATGGCCCGCGAAGCCGCGGCTGAGGCTTGTGTGACCGATTCCCTGATATCCTTGGGCCCTTCAGCGCAGCCGGCGAAGAAGATACCACGGGTGGCGGAATCCATCGGCTGCAGCTTGGGATGGGCTTCAAGATAGAAGCCGTCTGAGCTTTTTTGCAAGGCCAGCATTCCCTGAATTACCTTCATATCCTCGGGCGGATTCACACCAACGGCCAGGATCACCATGTCAGCGCGGTGAGTTTCGAGCTCATTAGTTGAAGTGTTCTCTACCGTCAGGATAAGATTTTTGGTCTTGAGCTCTTCCTTGATCGAGCCGGGCAAGCCCCGGATATAGCGTACCCCCACGCCTCTGCTGCGCCGGAACAGGTCCTCAAAACCCTTACCAACAGCCCGGATATCTATATAAAAGACCTTGATGTCAATATCAGGATAATGCTCCTTGAGCATGAGCGTGCTTTTAACCGTGTTCATACAGCAAATGTTGGAACAGTAAGGGTTACCCCTCCGCTGCGAACGAGAACCGACGCACTGGATAAACGCCACAGATTCTGGCCGCTTCCTGTCTGTAAGCCTGATAACCTCGCCCTGGGTGGGTCCGCCAGCGTTGATTAACCGCTCCAGTTCCATTGAGGTCAGCACATTCTCGTAGCGGGTGTAGCCGTATTCATCGAGCACGGTCGGATCATAAAGGTCCATGCCCGTAGCCACGATGATGGTCCCGATTTTGAAAGTCAGTTCCTCGTCGTTCATATTGAAGTCAATACAGTTTTTTTCGCATTTTTCGATGCACTTTCCGCAGATGATAGGATTATGTCCGAGGCAGCTGTCAATATCAACCACATAGGATGAAGGAACCGCCTGGGGGAAAGGCTGATAAATAGCCCGCCTGGAGCTGAGTCCCATGTTGAATTCATCCGGTACGATAACCGGGCAGACGTCAACGCAGTCGCTGCAGGCGGTGCACTCATCCTCCACAACATACCTGGCCTTCTTAAGGATGTGTACCTCGAAGTTGCCGACGTACCCCGTGGCTGATTTAACTTCACTCAGTGATAGTAAGGTTATGTTTGGATGTCGCCCGACATCCGTCATCTTCGGACCCAGTATTCAGATGGAGCAGTCCATGGTTGGAAACGTTTTGTCCAGCCTGGCCATAATCCCGCCGACACTGGGTTCTTTTTCGACCATGATTACTTTGAAACCGGAGTCGGCAAGGTCAAGAGCCGCCTGGATTCCCGCCACCCCGCCGCCAATGATCAAGGTGGTTTGTTCGATCGGCACCTCAATTTCAACCCTGAGACTGAGATGTCGGGCGCGGGCGATGGCCGAACGCACCAGGTCCTTGGCCTTGAGCGTGGCCCCTGCCGGGTCATTGGTGTGAACCCAGGAGCATTGCTCGCGAAGATTGGCCATTTCCAGGAGATAAGGATTCAGCCCGGCTTCCTGGATACATTGCCTGAAAGTCGGTTCATGAAGTCGTGGCGAGCAGGAAGCAGCAACCACGCGATTGATGCCGTGCTCCTTGATATCAGCCTTGATCTGGTTCTGGCCCGGCTCTGAGCAGAGGTAGGCGTCATGACGGGAGATCACCACATCGGGCAGACCCTCCGCATACTCGGCCACCGCTTCGCAGTCCACCACCCCGGCTATATTCAAACCGCAGTGGCAAACGTACACGCCGATCCGAATTTCATCATTGGCTTCTTTTGATAGCATCTTGCGCTTCCTCTCTTCAGGGAAAAAATATATTATTTTAAATGAGCCTTAGACCCGGCCATGGTTCATTAAACGGCTAAACCACGATTTTCGGTCAAGACTCATCTCTTCTCCGATCCAATTGCCTTCTCTCCTTCCGACCACTCGATTCGATCAGCCAGCACGTTCGCCAGGTCGCGGATTTCCATGGAAAGAGAACCGCGCTGGACTGGGTCCCGCATGGCGCAGGTCAGGTGGATCATGCACTTGGGACAGGCGGTGACCAAAAGGTCCGCTCTGGTCGCTTTGGCTTCTTTGAGTCGCTCGATCTGAATTTGCTTGGAGTAAGCGTCACAATTGATAAAACTATTGTTCCCGCAGCAGATGGCGCTGTGCCTCGAATTTTCCATTTCCTTTAGCGCCAGATCGGGAATCATGTTGAGCAAGGCACGCGGCTCCTCGTACCGACCTAACGTTCGGCCCAATCGGCATGGATCCTGGTAAGTTGCCTTTCGTTTAAAAGGCTTAAATGACACGCCTCCTTTACGGATCTCCCGCTCCAAGAGATCAATGAGCAGGGTTACCTTGAGGTCAAATTCCGGGATTACTTCAGGCATGAAGCAACTTAAAACCTGGTAGCATTCCGGACAGGACACCACGACCTCCTCGACCCCGGCGGCCTTGAACTCCTCATAGTTCAGCCAGCAGAGAGTCTCGAAGTTCTCCCTGTCTCCGGTCCAGAGAAGATCGTGTCCGCAGCAGCGCTCTTCAGACAGGATTACCGGCTCGATATCCAGGAAATTCAATAGTCGGATGCTGTCTCGGGTGATGGAAAGGGTATCCACTTCAATCCCGGCAAAGAAGACATCGAAATACGGCGTGCATCCGGTGAAGAAGGCTATGGGGCCAGACTCTGCGACCTTGAGGTCTGGAACGAGCCAGTCCATCCGATTCTGTTCGAGATCGGGAGACGTCATCATCCTCATCCAGGAATGCAAGGCCCCATCGTGAGCCCGGTAGCCCTTGAGGCCCTTGGCCTTGGCGAGAATGGTTCGCATTTCTAAAATGAATCGGCTGAACTCAATGCCAGAAGGACAGCGTTCCTCGCAAAGCCCGCAGGTCAAGCACTCCCAGACCGAGTTCTCGATAAAGGCCTCGTCTTCCGGTTCGACGATAAGCTTCTGAGCCAGAAGTCTGGGTGAGTACTCCTTACCAGTAAGCATCCTGGGGCAGGACGCGGAGCATTTGCCGCACTCCAGACACATGTAGAGGGACCTGTCCCTGATGATCTCTTTGATCTTGGGATGGTCCAGCTTCATGACGCCTCCCGCTCCTGCCGCGGCTTGGCGGGATGGGTCCCTAAAGCCTCGATCTGTCTGGCAAACTCCCAAAGCGCTCCGACCAATTCCTCTCGTTCATGAGCCGCAAAACTGCGCTCTACCAAACGATTCTGGCCGACGCCAAGAAGGTGCAGAAGCCGGCGCACCCTTTTGACATTGGTGTGACCCATTTCCGGTCCTGGGCCATAGCGACAATCCTCGTCTTTACACTCCAAAAGAATTACGCCATCCGCGCCGAACTCA
It contains:
- a CDS encoding response regulator, which encodes MANIQLLLVDDEERFLETTQRLLKKRDITTYTATNGLDALKLLDDHRLDVAILDVKMPGLDGVEVLRRMKKKHALVEVIMLTGHASVESAVEGLKLGAFDYLVKPCDISALVEKVKEAYAKKQGMEEKIRKAKIDKIIKHPLSVFEKD
- a CDS encoding hydrogenase iron-sulfur subunit, whose amino-acid sequence is MLSKEANDEIRIGVYVCHCGLNIAGVVDCEAVAEYAEGLPDVVISRHDAYLCSEPGQNQIKADIKEHGINRVVAASCSPRLHEPTFRQCIQEAGLNPYLLEMANLREQCSWVHTNDPAGATLKAKDLVRSAIARARHLSLRVEIEVPIEQTTLIIGGGVAGIQAALDLADSGFKVIMVEKEPSVGGIMARLDKTFPTMDCSIUILGPKMTDVGRHPNITLLSLSEVKSATGYVGNFEVHILKKARYVVEDECTACSDCVDVCPVIVPDEFNMGLSSRRAIYQPFPQAVPSSYVVDIDSCLGHNPIICGKCIEKCEKNCIDFNMNDEELTFKIGTIIVATGMDLYDPTVLDEYGYTRYENVLTSMELERLINAGGPTQGEVIRLTDRKRPESVAFIQCVGSRSQRRGNPYCSNICCMNTVKSTLMLKEHYPDIDIKVFYIDIRAVGKGFEDLFRRSRGVGVRYIRGLPGSIKEELKTKNLILTVENTSTNELETHRADMVILAVGVNPPEDMKVIQGMLALQKSSDGFYLEAHPKLQPMDSATRGIFFAGCAEGPKDIRESVTQASAAASRAMRLMTPGKLKVEAMTAEVDPQLCTSCGICAKVCPFNAISVDTRSKTPALVTTAACAGCGACAAECPAGAIEMHHFTDAQIEAQIDALLEEESMDRILTFACNWCSYAGADFAGVSRLQYPSNARLIRTMCSGRVTDKFIWRAFEKGAPVVLVSGCHIGDCHYIDANHWTERRVKRMWKKMGRLGIRSERLQLEWISAAEGVRFKEVMEKMEQLRRSVTEEEVAETKRILLEQKSKSKGKKAKDAEKEAV
- a CDS encoding hydrogenase iron-sulfur subunit, which codes for MGRANLLGICCNWSPYACYNAAGMARMEMPPNFRLIRVMCIGRINQALILRAFEFGADGVILLECKDEDCRYGPGPEMGHTNVKRVRRLLHLLGVGQNRLVERSFAAHEREELVGALWEFARQIEALGTHPAKPRQEREAS
- a CDS encoding response regulator; amino-acid sequence: MDKKIKVLMVDDEEQFRVTTKKILERRGFETILAGSGEEAIEKIKEGPDVIILDIKMPGMDGLEALQKISALEEAIPVIMLTGHGSEPSAKQALQEGAFDYLAKPCDINLLASKIVDAFQHRKEEIPAEEKLVRDVMIPTEEYTTLTMQNTVQDAIESLKESFTAKISTSRIMETGHRSVLVIDQKGNMQGILTIVDLLQGIMPPYLFAPKPSMADTIQYSPMFWKGMFTGNIQDLSKRSLQEIMSPAPPTIADDKNLMEAAYTLVKNQARRLAVMREGKLVGVVREQDLFFEMERILGKTIK
- a CDS encoding DASS family sodium-coupled anion symporter → MSGDTKKATGYDKYINWKTFIIPLTLLILMLIIPTPKSMLDVGVEYSMGTKYVQEFFSKELFNKPTHELSQWQIQMIRMMETSINKSSYSHGTFQARDKKWCEKNKIACTEEHLEQVREFAQKIPPDEFKTLMLKGQTLRLSELSYDQLTDQEKKKATRAGFHVKVAVGIVLFVVLCFLTEAMPLPMVAFCIGIIALMTGIVDRHNVAALYWSDATWFIMGSLMFATAFVKTGLDRRLAMMMFGRLKNPDIKRITLIIILIIAPLTMFMSDHALAAMFLPIGILLYSTSTAVSGREDPELSKMLMITIAMACNLGGSLAPSGAARNIIMMGYAEDMFGISIGFGQWMLYCVPYLLFTVPLTWFMINWRFKPHITNLGDSINIVKEEIVKDGGGWTRGQIVSLIIFFIMLFCWITEKNLILNLTGIRFGIGVFAVMGAIAYIFAGVVNWRDYQSRVDWGVVWLYAGAIIFGRILVMTGGAYWLARSILELTVPLGLGQGIGLLLSGNAITAFLTQLMADGPACAAVGPVTLAMAGIAHPGSAMIPFVAMSTAMASSLAYCLVIGTPPNAIVYASGYLEPKDFLRVGVILLVTNLGVMMLLASTYWRWLGWSNLASF
- a CDS encoding (Fe-S)-binding protein, yielding MKLDHPKIKEIIRDRSLYMCLECGKCSASCPRMLTGKEYSPRLLAQKLIVEPEDEAFIENSVWECLTCGLCEERCPSGIEFSRFILEMRTILAKAKGLKGYRAHDGALHSWMRMMTSPDLEQNRMDWLVPDLKVAESGPIAFFTGCTPYFDVFFAGIEVDTLSITRDSIRLLNFLDIEPVILSEERCCGHDLLWTGDRENFETLCWLNYEEFKAAGVEEVVVSCPECYQVLSCFMPEVIPEFDLKVTLLIDLLEREIRKGGVSFKPFKRKATYQDPCRLGRTLGRYEEPRALLNMIPDLALKEMENSRHSAICCGNNSFINCDAYSKQIQIERLKEAKATRADLLVTACPKCMIHLTCAMRDPVQRGSLSMEIRDLANVLADRIEWSEGEKAIGSEKR